CAGGTTTTTCATCGTGTCCTCCGCGTCCTCCACGACCGAGGGACCGCCAGGGCCGGCACCGGCAGCTGGCACCTTGCCGACGCCGGAACGGGCGGCCGACGCGGACGATACGCCCGACACGCTGCTCGACTGGGATGCTGTGAGGGAGAAAGCAGGCGATTATTGTCACTTGTTatcacgcaaaaaaaagatgtaaaaattgtaaaaagaaaaatgtgtaATTTGACTGAATTTCAACGACAGGATAGGAACTTTTACTACATTTGCTCAAATTTGAAtctcaaaaatgaaaaataagtaaaaaatacatcaaactAATAAATAGAAATTATTTATCAGTTTACTTCACGATATTTCATGCTCAATCGCGTTCAGAGAACTTTTTGCTCTAAAGCTTTCTATTGAAGTTTAAAATCtggtaaaaaataaagaaacaaaataataaataaatgatacaGCGCAAAGTCAGACAGCTCATTTTTCTGTATTTATGACCTTTTGGAATGTTTCTGGAACCGCTAATCGGACTATAACCTTGACACATCAGTAAGGAATTATTTAGCAACATGTTTATATCATCTGATTCTGATACATGAAATTTATGTTCCATGGAAATACAAAATAATCTAAAATCTTGAATCTTCTTTTAAAGATCTGACCCTGCAATTCTCTTCAATTTGATCAATCTAGTATTTCGATGAACTTGCTGATTCCTGATCTATATAATCTATGATCACCATAAAGACTTGTCGTTGATGTCCATGTTAACATTCTGCGGGATCGTTGAATAACCTTCAGCAATTGACTACCTACCTTGCGAGTCGCGCCGTCCCACCGAGTTCAGGGTTGGTGCCCGCTCGGACGGTTGCTCCGGTGGTTCGCCGGACTGGCTGCTGAAGCTACCGTGGCGTCCGATCGAGCCAACGCCCGGCGTAGTACGCTCCGGGATCGGTGGCGGACCGCCACCAACCGGGACCGGGCGCGTACCGATCGGTACCGGCGGCGCATCTTCCGTCGGGCTAGTGCCGCGCGACGAGATCGAACTGCGCGAGACGGCCTTGGTCATCATCGAAGGACGGCAGACGTTCTAGATGGCGGACAGATAGAGTGGTGAGAGTAGCGAGAGATTCACCCTTCAACGGCATTCCAAACGCGTGCCAACGCTTACCTGCATGCGTCCGACGACCAGATCCGCAATCTGGCGACGATCCTCTTCCTGGGTGTCGCCCATGAGCGGGAACGTCGAGTCGGCCGCGCTGATGATAAACTCTTTGCCCTCCTTGGAGACGATGACGGCAACACCGCACACCTCCATGCCACCGAACAGCTCGGACACCTGTGGCACAACGAGAGCGGAAGCGATTAATCAGCGTGCGCGTTGGAGCGCCGTGATTTGCTTAGCAGCCCCGGAGAGGGATGGAGTGGGCGCCCAATTCGTGGGAACGGTGGGAGACATATACACAATTAATTGATGCGCCATTTAATCAAAAGcatcaaccaaaacaaaacacaaacaaacacactttggaaTTAGTCAGCCATTGGGCCGCGTGAGTGGATCCATTCTCCGTCGCTTTGTGGTTTAATCGCCACGTTCTAGTACTTGCGGCATTCCTTAGTCATAATGTACATCCGGTTTCACTGTTCGAAGCAGTTTATACTCTCAAATTAAACCCACTCGTTTCGGTTGTTCTCGGATCCAGATTGCCCGTATCATACCCGCTGACCCGCGGACGACCGAAAACGTCATTGATTGAGTCATTTAACTTCCCTCGCTGTTTCGCTCGCAACGTTCGCAGGCCTCAAAGTATCGCAAAATACTGGCCGCATTAGGAATTTGTGCACGCACGTGCCGCCGGCGCTTGACATCTGGTGCGTTTGCGGGCGAGGTTCGAGCTGAGATCATCGCCTCGCGATTCCTCGCCATTAGCGTGCACGAATCGGATCGCCCTTCAGGCCAACCGCACGGCTGTGGTTGATGGGTTGATTTAATTATAGAGTATTGTACTCATCGCGCCAAGAGGGAATTCGTCGTATAGCGGAGTCAGATTGTGATCGATGTGTAGGAAACCAGTGGCAGCTGGAAAAGGTCTTCCTCGTCcattcatccatccatccatcggtTGCACGCGCTCGCCTACGCAACGAATCGAATTCCTTCGTCTTGGCGTGTTCGAGGTTGGGTGAGATAGAGGCGGTTGAGGGAATCAAACCCCAACCAAAGTGGATGCGTCTGGCGTTATGTCGCATTGTCTGGACACGCCAATGACATGGATCATCTTTTGCATGAAGGAATGTCCATTCGTAATTGATTTTGcgtggtaaaaaaaaacaaggaatgTCTTTTTCTACAACATCCAAATGTCAGTTTGCAATATCGTTGGAGATACATGATGCAATAGAGTTTTATCCATGCTGGTGCTTCAACACTTGAAAGGACTATAAGGTGCTTACTAACTTTTCAATTGAGTTGCCCGCACCTTTAACGCACGTAAGTGTTTTGATTGTCCGCAACATCAAAACGCGCCGTTCGTGCTGGTACTGGAATGCAAAATTCGCACACTTTGCCACACACGAAAACCGAAATGTACTTTTCGTGTAGCCGATCTGGGTAGCCGGTGGACGGTCGCGTGTCTGCCTGCGTCCCGATAGTGCCTTTAAAAGGGCATCTTTACCGCTGGGCCAGTCCACGAAACGTGCATTATCTCGACGTTCCCTGACTGGCGGTTTCGAGGTCGTGGCGCGGGGTTCCACGCATGCAACCATTTTCAGAACTGGATTCGGTTATGTCGTACAGTgcacgacgatgatgatggtgacgatGATGTCGATAAATCATTTCAGACGATCGGCGACAAACGCAACGTTTAATGCCGTCAAGATTAGGCGCAATAAATAATCCCCGGATACGCGCGAGGTTCAAAGAAGGCCGCACCACCATTCGGGTGGATTGGAATTGAGCGacgaatgcaaaaaaaaatgcaaaacatggaGGATCATGAAGAACAAACCAAGCACACAGGGCAAGGTGCAAGGTAGGAGCAGGGTGTCGTTTTTCCCACCGTACCGTACATACACGACGCGATCGTGCCAGAAATGTCTCAATCGTTTGGGATTGGGACAGGAATACACCGTagtcgtatgtgtgtgtgtgtgtgtgtgtgtgtgtgtgtgtgtgtgtgtgtgtgtgtgtgtgtgtgtgtgtgtgtgtgtgtgtgtgtgtgtgtgtgtgtgtgtgtgtgtgtgtgtgtgtgtgtgtgtgtgcacttaCCTCGTCGACCCAGGTTTTGTACTTCTCCGTCATCGGGATCTGCTCGAGCATGGCCGAGCCCTGGTTCGTTTTCCAATTGCCGGAAATGGATTTTCTCCTGCGGGGCGAGAAACGGAAACGGAGCAGTTAGTAGTGTCGCTTGTTGGCGGAGTTATGCTCGTCGCGGACAGCTGCCGGAACGTACATGAACGCCTTGTAGCTGGTGCCGATCTTCTGGATGTGCACGTCAAACTTAGCGTCGATGTACGGCTCGAGGCTGCAGTAGGAGCCGTTGTCGGAGAGTCCGGTGCCGCACAGCAGGCCCGCCGCATCCTGGAGCGCCCCGGGGTTGTCTAGCTTGGCGGTTGCTTTGCCACCGTGACAGTGGCCCGCCTTCAGCACGCACGGGAACCGGGTCCAGGTGAACTGCAATGGTGGATCAGAGAGAAGAGATCGTTACAGAAGTGTGCAAGAAGCTGGTAAATGAAACGGTTTAATGTAGTGACTTTCTGTGTGTGAAAAAATTTACAATAGATTATGATAactttttgtaataaaatgtttcatttaagATGCGCTTTTGGATTGATCATCTTTCCCTTGAATGTATTATTTCAACACCTTTGCTGTACCTCTGAAATCTAGCGTTTTCATTCACACAAACCACCAGTTTAATGATCGTAACACGTGCCACTTGGTACACCGTTGGGACAGCGTTATACTACCTCTAACCACACCGGCCTAAGGCATTCAtggtcgtcgttgtcgtcgtcgtcgtcggcatGATCACACCGTTGTAACCATTCGTAGTAGTAGTCGtagtcatcgtcgtcgtctggTGAAAATTAATTACGCCTAGCGGTCGGATGCGTCTGTACGGACACGGCCATTGCGGCCAAGTGCATCACTCCATGCGTCCGGGTCGTCCGGGTTGATCGACCACTGGACGGCGGGCGTTGGGCTGGACCGGCGAGCATTGGGCACTGGGCCAAGTAGGAAATCCGGCTGTAGGGCGGTATTGGGCGATCACGTGGTTCCGGATTCTAGCGATCGGTAGTTGGTGGTGGTACACAGACGGTACTGGCTGTGGCCCGAGGGTAATAATGggaatatttcatatttttaaccCAGAGCACGATAAGCATCCGGGATGGTGTACACGTTACTGGTGTGATCTTTGACGCTTACGTACTGTAATGTAGCCAATTGAATGCATTCGATTGATAAAGGGCACGAGTGCATTTACGCCTTTGTTCGGACATTAGCAATGGTTTTGGGGTGTGAATTATTTGCTCACGATGTGGAATGTTTGCTTTTCTACTTAAGCAAGACAAACATTGTCATTGGCCCAAAACAGggcatttattttaaactgtttCTTCCCCTTGGGGACATAGTGTATTGACTATGTTAATTAGTGGTGATGCATTTTCGAGTAGGTTCTGTTGtaaacaattttgtttttgaattcaaaattcaatatccaattcaatttaaaaaaaggagttTAGTTTGTGAAGAATAACACTGTGTTAATTCaaataatacttttttttattgctatcCTATGATgactataaaaatataatcaatGATTATTGATGCAGTCTTCAATTGAATTTAGCGTGAAAAAATATTGTGCAACATAAAAGCTACTTTCAAATTAAGTACAACGTTGCATTGTTAGAAGATACGTCTTTTATATATCATGAAATTCATGGCTCAATTTCATAACATGTTTAGTgcatataaataaactaattttagtgattttttgataaaatcaTGCCTCATATTGATTACCATCCCAATATTATTGAACAGCAAATTGACAAAAAGTCATAGAGATTGTTGATTGTATTCTGTGATTTCCGAAATGCTGCTCATAATGTTTGAACGTAACATGTGTCAGATGTACAAACCCCCTAAAAATTACGATATTTTGGCTGCAGTTTGTTTTTGCCATAAATGCTCACTTCACCCGTTCGCGCGATGTTAGTAATCAACCCCTAAAACAACCCGACGCACAACCACGACCTGCACGCGTGAAGTGTAAGCCATTGCGCACACCCCAAGAGAGAAACGCacgccagagagagagaaagagagttcGCAAGAGAGAAAAATGTAGCCCACCCTCACCGGTTCTCGCTCACGAACACAGCGCGAGCAGGCGCACATTTATTAAAAAGACCGCGGTGCATCGCCACCGATCTCAGAACACGATCGCAGAAGGTATCGAACTAGCGACCG
This is a stretch of genomic DNA from Anopheles merus strain MAF chromosome 2R, AmerM5.1, whole genome shotgun sequence. It encodes these proteins:
- the LOC121589399 gene encoding synapsin; amino-acid sequence: MPGGPPNIPPPPAPGTAGSVSPGGPVPPGSAPPTGGPELSLSFGKGPAQRGTSAPSSPAKSRESLLQRVQSLTGAARDQGASIIGAAVSTASRVQPFNRDKCFTLLVVDDQNTDWSKYFRGKRLHSDYDIRVEQAEFREIMLTASADSGPMVGCNRAGSKQAKPFRPDFILVRQPPRDGSKDYRSTLLGLKYGGVPSINSLHSLYQFQDKPWVFAHLLQLQRRLGRDAFPLVEQTFFPNPKDMFTWTRFPCVLKAGHCHGGKATAKLDNPGALQDAAGLLCGTGLSDNGSYCSLEPYIDAKFDVHIQKIGTSYKAFMRKSISGNWKTNQGSAMLEQIPMTEKYKTWVDEVSELFGGMEVCGVAVIVSKEGKEFIISAADSTFPLMGDTQEEDRRQIADLVVGRMQNVCRPSMMTKAVSRSSISSRGTSPTEDAPPVPIGTRPVPVGGGPPPIPERTTPGVGSIGRHGSFSSQSGEPPEQPSERAPTLNSVGRRDSQASQSSSVSGVSSASAARSGVGKVPAAGAGPGGPSVVEDAEDTMKNLRKTFAGIFGDM